A genomic stretch from uncultured Pseudodesulfovibrio sp. includes:
- a CDS encoding efflux RND transporter periplasmic adaptor subunit yields MKRNYGQYTVVFQVTLVLLAMGTILLAGCGSDAPKEVVVPGSGLVQAAEAEAQSKTPPPQSTETFMAKFAARRSALTGFTRARNSMTLVTEESGRVQSVMADVGDTLGENGLFAQLDTTFIRLDLDTNRTDQQRLKSDLEYNKKEKERYEALVRNQNAAQSTLDSNVRDHQAALQQLRAKQVEERVLIERMKRFSLTGPAGWKVITRYVEPGEWITKGEKVAELGRYDVLLVPFALTSEEYRALKDMGDKVTLTLTDLHSTIQARVARVSPGFDPQSRKINVDLEITRGDIEFRGGIRCELVIDLPDPGGAVEVPSSALIKAYEEYFLMTPDGERVRVVLLGSAEGDNRRVSSPDVQPGDIFLLHP; encoded by the coding sequence ATGAAACGAAATTATGGACAATACACAGTCGTGTTTCAGGTGACCCTTGTTCTTTTGGCCATGGGAACGATTCTGCTTGCCGGTTGCGGCAGTGACGCGCCGAAAGAAGTCGTTGTCCCCGGAAGTGGACTCGTACAGGCGGCCGAGGCTGAAGCGCAGAGTAAGACACCGCCCCCGCAATCCACGGAAACCTTCATGGCGAAGTTTGCTGCACGGCGTTCAGCTCTGACCGGCTTCACGCGTGCCAGGAATTCCATGACCCTTGTGACGGAAGAGTCGGGTCGGGTACAGAGCGTTATGGCAGATGTGGGTGACACTCTGGGCGAAAACGGGCTTTTTGCACAACTGGATACGACATTTATTCGACTTGATCTGGACACCAATCGAACTGATCAGCAGCGACTGAAAAGTGATCTTGAATACAACAAAAAGGAAAAGGAACGGTACGAGGCGCTTGTCAGGAACCAGAACGCAGCTCAGTCCACACTTGATTCAAATGTGCGGGATCACCAGGCAGCTCTGCAACAGCTTCGAGCCAAGCAGGTTGAGGAACGGGTGCTTATTGAGCGGATGAAGCGATTTTCTCTGACTGGACCTGCCGGGTGGAAGGTCATTACCCGGTATGTGGAGCCTGGCGAATGGATAACCAAGGGTGAAAAAGTTGCGGAGCTGGGACGATATGATGTTTTGCTCGTTCCTTTTGCCCTGACCAGTGAAGAATACCGTGCACTCAAAGACATGGGCGATAAGGTAACGCTGACGCTCACGGATCTTCACAGCACCATTCAGGCACGAGTCGCACGGGTCTCACCCGGGTTTGATCCTCAGTCGCGCAAGATCAATGTGGATTTGGAAATAACCAGGGGCGACATTGAATTTCGTGGTGGTATTCGGTGCGAGCTGGTCATAGATCTGCCCGATCCTGGCGGTGCTGTGGAAGTGCCCTCCTCCGCGCTTATCAAGGCCTACGAGGAGTATTTTCTCATGACGCCGGACGGTGAGCGAGTGCGCGTGGTTCTGCTTGGTTCCGCAGAAGGCGATAATCGACGCGTGTCGAGTCCGGATGTGCAACCCGGCGACATCTTCCTGCTCCATCCATAG